In Terriglobus sp. TAA 43, a single window of DNA contains:
- a CDS encoding LysM peptidoglycan-binding domain-containing protein: protein MDTALALLIQSAAGTGAPTNASSRYYGAATQEYVGPDGVAVRYLARRILPQAAVYLSTRSYTVVQGDRLDNLAAKFLGDPMLFWMIADANAATDAEALTEQPGHVIRIPLASSLPPGARNG from the coding sequence ATGGATACCGCACTCGCATTGCTGATTCAGTCCGCCGCAGGAACCGGTGCGCCGACAAATGCGTCAAGTCGGTATTACGGCGCGGCGACCCAGGAGTATGTGGGACCCGATGGAGTTGCCGTGCGTTATCTTGCGCGGCGGATTCTTCCGCAGGCTGCGGTCTATCTTTCTACACGCAGTTATACCGTGGTGCAGGGCGATCGTTTAGATAACCTGGCTGCTAAGTTTCTCGGCGATCCGATGTTGTTCTGGATGATTGCCGACGCGAATGCAGCGACTGATGCAGAAGCTCTCACGGAACAGCCGGGCCATGTGATTCGCATACCGTTGGCCTCCAGTCTTCCGCCGGGAGCGCGCAATGGCTAA
- a CDS encoding ATP-binding protein, with product MSEVTQTGTLLADELDRVYALVSGEEIAPSASVEHGFVVSCRPLQRLVTQFDLSTFERDVLLLCAGTALESRFLQACIRANGDERAPWPTFAMAMTLLEGAHWSALSRLHPLRYWRLVEEGSSQSLLQAPLKLDERILQYLLSVPSLDGVLEWMVRPLTSVEVESDSEDAQRIAMHWQREAPRAAPPVVMQGSDFAAAKRVFQEACGQVDLLPFVLRAADLPTATAEREIAARHWTREAVLTGAALLLETSYSDTAETTAAVLAWARSIEVPLAIYAEPGSAVERIESLPIRISQPGREDRRQLWLDSLGAPAASLNGKLDNLVDAFHFDEGTIRLAALDVVSRQSLEDPGTLAETLLQSCRDHARRPLEGLAQRVDPRARWEDLVLPETQKGTLQELMMHVRHRRRVQQDWGFSSRYGRGMGLAALFAGPSGTGKTMAAEILAGELGLDLYQIDLAAIVSKYIGETEKNLKRIFDAAEQSSAVLLFDEADALFGKRSEVKDSHDRYANLEVSYLLQRMEAYSGVAILTTNMQRAIDPAFLRRIRFIVQFPFPDEVSRRQMWSRVFPSATPTEGLQPERLAQLHVSGAVIRNIAMHAAYLAAEDEQPVRMSHIAAGVRTEYTKMDKVLTPAETGGWA from the coding sequence ATGAGTGAGGTGACACAAACCGGGACCCTTTTGGCTGATGAGCTTGACCGCGTATACGCGCTGGTGAGCGGTGAGGAGATTGCTCCATCGGCCTCTGTGGAACATGGTTTCGTTGTGAGTTGCCGGCCACTGCAACGGCTTGTAACGCAGTTTGACCTGAGCACGTTTGAACGCGATGTTTTGCTGTTGTGTGCAGGAACTGCGCTGGAATCGCGTTTTCTACAGGCGTGTATCCGCGCCAATGGCGACGAGCGGGCACCGTGGCCTACGTTTGCCATGGCTATGACGTTGTTGGAAGGAGCGCACTGGAGTGCGCTGAGTCGTCTACATCCGCTTCGTTATTGGCGGTTGGTAGAGGAAGGATCATCACAGAGCCTGCTACAGGCGCCTTTGAAGCTTGATGAACGCATTTTGCAGTATCTGCTGAGCGTGCCCTCGCTGGATGGTGTGCTGGAGTGGATGGTGCGTCCGCTTACGAGCGTAGAAGTAGAGTCCGACAGCGAGGATGCACAGCGAATCGCGATGCATTGGCAAAGAGAAGCTCCGCGCGCTGCGCCGCCAGTGGTGATGCAGGGAAGCGATTTTGCAGCTGCCAAACGCGTCTTTCAGGAAGCCTGCGGACAAGTGGACCTGCTTCCGTTCGTGTTGCGTGCAGCGGATCTGCCCACCGCCACAGCAGAACGTGAAATCGCTGCACGCCACTGGACGCGTGAGGCTGTTCTGACTGGCGCTGCCTTGCTGTTGGAGACTTCGTACTCGGATACCGCAGAGACTACAGCGGCGGTCTTGGCGTGGGCACGTTCTATTGAGGTTCCGTTGGCGATCTACGCAGAGCCGGGCAGTGCTGTGGAGCGAATCGAAAGTTTGCCAATCCGTATATCGCAACCCGGACGTGAAGATCGCAGGCAGCTTTGGTTGGACAGTCTGGGCGCGCCTGCCGCGTCGTTGAATGGAAAACTCGACAACTTAGTGGACGCCTTCCATTTCGATGAAGGCACGATTCGCTTGGCGGCTCTGGACGTTGTGTCTCGTCAATCCTTGGAAGATCCCGGAACACTTGCAGAGACTTTGCTGCAAAGTTGTCGCGATCATGCGCGACGTCCGTTGGAAGGACTGGCGCAGCGCGTCGATCCCCGAGCACGTTGGGAAGATCTGGTTCTTCCAGAGACGCAAAAGGGCACGTTGCAAGAGTTGATGATGCATGTGCGTCATCGTCGTCGTGTGCAGCAGGACTGGGGATTCTCTTCGCGTTATGGACGCGGAATGGGACTTGCAGCCTTGTTTGCGGGACCCAGCGGTACGGGCAAAACGATGGCTGCTGAAATACTGGCTGGCGAGCTGGGACTGGATCTATATCAGATCGACCTAGCGGCCATTGTGAGTAAGTACATTGGCGAGACCGAAAAGAACCTGAAGCGGATCTTCGATGCTGCAGAACAGAGCAGCGCTGTATTGCTATTCGACGAAGCGGATGCGTTGTTCGGCAAACGAAGCGAAGTAAAGGATAGCCACGACCGCTATGCAAACCTGGAAGTGAGCTATCTGCTGCAACGAATGGAAGCATACAGTGGCGTCGCCATCCTGACCACGAATATGCAGAGAGCGATCGATCCGGCGTTCCTGCGAAGGATCCGTTTCATCGTGCAGTTTCCGTTTCCAGATGAAGTATCACGTAGACAGATGTGGTCCCGCGTTTTTCCGTCAGCGACACCAACCGAAGGTCTTCAACCGGAACGATTGGCACAACTGCACGTATCGGGCGCGGTGATTCGGAACATTGCGATGCACGCTGCTTATCTGGCTGCTGAGGACGAACAGCCGGTAAGGATGAGCCACATCGCAGCTGGCGTGCGCACGGAGTACACCAAGATGGATAAAGTCCTGACGCCTGCGGAGACCGGAGGCTGGGCATGA
- a CDS encoding DUF4255 domain-containing protein: protein MNGYLAVGGVSAVLRSLLLGELTNGGPATLLSSPTSISATSPDLVPTGADEHPRLNLFMYYASFNTGYRNVQLPSRDSVGGLLTNPPLALNLHYLVSAYGGNQFDPEILLGWAMEVFHNNPIIARDTIADALAALGSATEEAKLVSQSGLASQFELLKITPEALSNEEISRLWMAFSTHYRPTTSYQVSVVLIRDTQPVRSNLPVQSRNIAVLPWDIPVIDMITPAVAASGDTLTITGRNLLGEAPADTAVSFAEAAPVSAATVQAATVRVTIPNTVQAGAVPLRIVRSVEFGTAADPHRAFESGSFVFQLVPTLQDLIPVTPASVLTVAHGGNLTLTIKPAVGRNQRARLFAGNLSVEIPARPPSAPDTSTQLIFPIPTTWGPFQSPLRVEIDGAQSVLVVDQKDGSPTQGQFFPQLKVTV, encoded by the coding sequence ATGAACGGATACCTGGCGGTAGGCGGAGTTAGTGCGGTGTTGCGGTCGTTGCTCTTGGGAGAACTTACCAACGGTGGCCCCGCCACCTTGTTATCCTCGCCGACTTCGATAAGTGCGACGTCGCCGGATCTGGTTCCAACGGGCGCTGATGAACACCCACGATTGAACCTCTTCATGTATTACGCCAGCTTCAATACGGGATATCGCAATGTACAGCTTCCGAGCCGCGATTCCGTAGGGGGCCTATTAACGAATCCGCCATTGGCCTTAAACCTTCACTATCTTGTCTCGGCATATGGCGGAAACCAGTTTGATCCGGAGATTCTGCTGGGATGGGCGATGGAGGTGTTTCACAACAATCCGATCATTGCGCGCGACACCATCGCCGACGCGTTGGCGGCGCTGGGCTCTGCTACAGAAGAGGCGAAACTGGTAAGCCAGAGTGGCCTTGCGAGTCAATTTGAACTTCTGAAAATTACACCGGAGGCATTGTCCAACGAAGAGATTTCGCGACTGTGGATGGCTTTCTCAACGCACTATCGCCCAACGACCTCCTACCAGGTTTCGGTGGTACTGATTCGCGATACGCAACCTGTGCGTTCGAATCTTCCAGTTCAATCGCGCAATATTGCCGTGTTGCCATGGGACATTCCGGTGATCGACATGATTACACCCGCGGTTGCAGCAAGTGGCGACACACTTACGATCACAGGACGCAACCTGTTGGGCGAAGCGCCTGCAGATACAGCAGTTTCGTTTGCTGAAGCTGCGCCTGTGAGTGCTGCCACCGTGCAGGCTGCGACAGTGCGCGTAACCATTCCGAACACAGTGCAGGCAGGGGCCGTACCCCTTCGCATTGTGCGGTCGGTTGAGTTTGGTACAGCGGCCGATCCACATCGCGCCTTCGAATCGGGCAGCTTTGTCTTTCAACTCGTGCCGACGTTGCAGGATCTCATACCGGTGACGCCTGCATCTGTGCTCACGGTAGCGCATGGAGGAAACCTGACGCTGACGATCAAGCCTGCGGTAGGCCGCAATCAGCGGGCGCGGTTGTTTGCGGGCAATCTCTCTGTAGAGATTCCTGCTCGTCCACCTAGCGCACCGGATACGTCTACGCAGTTGATCTTTCCAATTCCAACAACCTGGGGGCCGTTTCAGTCTCCGCTGCGTGTGGAGATTGATGGAGCGCAAAGCGTATTGGTTGTGGACCAGAAGGATGGCAGTCCTACGCAAGGGCAGTTCTTTCCGCAGTTGAAGGTGACGGTATGA
- a CDS encoding phage baseplate assembly protein V, with translation MAKFFGKYRGTVLVNVDPMQMGRLLVQVAGVAGALPSTWAMPCLPFAGIQSGMFVVPAVQSGVWIEFEGGDPDYPIWVGGFWGSSAELPALALAGVPGLQQLVIQTTSQNTLMISDTPGPTGGILLKTTAGAMIAINETGITITNGQGATIMMTGPSVTINEGALQVI, from the coding sequence TTGGCGAAGTTCTTTGGCAAATATCGTGGCACGGTGCTGGTGAATGTTGACCCGATGCAGATGGGACGTTTGCTGGTACAGGTGGCGGGTGTGGCTGGGGCACTACCTTCTACGTGGGCGATGCCGTGTCTTCCGTTCGCTGGCATTCAGAGCGGAATGTTTGTGGTGCCTGCGGTGCAGTCGGGCGTGTGGATTGAGTTCGAAGGAGGCGATCCGGATTACCCAATTTGGGTAGGCGGCTTCTGGGGAAGCAGCGCTGAGTTGCCCGCACTTGCTCTTGCAGGTGTGCCGGGACTGCAGCAGTTAGTTATCCAAACTACATCGCAGAACACGCTCATGATCAGCGATACACCTGGTCCGACGGGAGGAATCCTGCTGAAGACGACTGCGGGCGCAATGATCGCGATTAACGAGACCGGTATCACCATCACCAATGGGCAGGGCGCCACCATCATGATGACAGGCCCATCCGTGACGATTAATGAAGGTGCCCTGCAGGTCATCTAA
- a CDS encoding GPW/gp25 family protein, with protein MDLRYPYGFDSTGNTARTSHLAHIREMIEQILLTAPGERVNRPNFGSGASRLVFEPNSAMMLAAQNQLIQGALQQWLLDVVRVESVSVEGDDSTVSITVQYTVLETDQTQTEQFQVGEGAV; from the coding sequence ATGGATTTGCGCTATCCCTACGGCTTCGACAGCACGGGCAATACAGCCCGGACGTCTCATCTTGCGCACATACGCGAGATGATCGAGCAGATCCTGCTGACGGCTCCGGGAGAGCGCGTGAACCGGCCGAACTTTGGCAGTGGAGCATCGCGACTGGTGTTTGAGCCAAACAGCGCAATGATGCTGGCAGCGCAGAATCAACTGATTCAAGGCGCTCTGCAGCAATGGCTGCTCGATGTGGTGCGCGTGGAATCTGTTTCTGTTGAAGGCGATGACTCAACAGTATCGATCACGGTGCAGTACACGGTGTTGGAGACTGACCAGACGCAGACCGAACAATTCCAGGTAGGAGAGGGGGCCGTATGA